The proteins below are encoded in one region of Maribacter aestuarii:
- a CDS encoding 2TM domain-containing protein: MENINAYRYQKAKERLETLKSFYMNLLAYCIVISFLAWVNFNTTSFLWFIFPALGWGIGLLAHWSRAYNYNPIFGKNWEERKIKEFMDESQF; the protein is encoded by the coding sequence ATGGAAAATATAAACGCCTACAGATACCAAAAAGCTAAAGAAAGATTGGAAACACTTAAGTCTTTTTACATGAACTTACTCGCCTATTGTATCGTCATTTCTTTTTTAGCATGGGTTAACTTTAATACGACTAGTTTCCTGTGGTTTATTTTCCCCGCTTTGGGATGGGGAATAGGATTACTAGCCCATTGGAGCAGAGCCTATAACTATAATCCTATTTTCGGAAAAAACTGGGAAGAACGTAAAATCAAGGAATTCATGGACGAGAGCCAATTTTGA
- a CDS encoding 2TM domain-containing protein produces the protein MENWNREDKYFRAKTRVEALKKFYGSLVSYAIFITLLGALNYWIDEWRYPWFLWAAFGWGIGLVFQAVKAFDFNPFFGKDWENRKIKELMEKEEDQKRWK, from the coding sequence ATGGAAAATTGGAATAGAGAAGACAAATATTTTAGGGCTAAAACTCGGGTTGAAGCGCTTAAGAAATTTTACGGCAGTTTAGTGTCTTACGCAATATTCATTACCCTCCTGGGGGCCCTTAATTACTGGATAGACGAGTGGAGATACCCATGGTTCCTATGGGCAGCATTTGGATGGGGGATAGGATTGGTGTTTCAGGCAGTAAAGGCCTTCGATTTCAACCCTTTTTTTGGCAAGGACTGGGAGAACCGTAAAATTAAGGAGTTGATGGAAAAAGAAGAAGATCAAAAAAGATGGAAATAA